Part of the Melopsittacus undulatus isolate bMelUnd1 chromosome Z, bMelUnd1.mat.Z, whole genome shotgun sequence genome is shown below.
CAAGAAATGGAAGACTACCACACATTAATGGCACAGAGGTGGTAGACCTGTTTACAAGGAATCTAGGCCTGTAATGAAGCCATGATTGTCTTTTGCTTTCTAACACACTGGAAACATGTGACACTGCACCATGTGACAACTGAAACTGAGCAACTTCAGGAACGTTCAGTGAGATATACGCAAGAAGCCAACTGCTTGTTCCATTTGTCTGCCAAGCCACATTCATAGAAAAGTAATCCTAGTGGATTTCCCTCTCTGAAAAAAAGATCCCCATATTAGCACCAAGAGAACAGTTTGCGTCTGTGACTACTTCAATGTTCTGCAAGAATTGTTTCAGCTTATCTGACCCTACAGTGTAGACCTCTAATACTCAGGACTTCCACAGTTCTGTTACAGACCCTATAGTTAGTCCCTTTATTAAACATTCATGGTAGAATGATAATTTTACCGTTAAATAGACAAATACTAGATTTattacttttcctttccatacAGTTTACATCTTTGGCTCAGAGACCAAGTCATATGACCAGtcaccaattagagctcagtagTATCCACTTAactgggtgctgctgtgttAACAGGCAAATGACCTAGATTTAGTTGTGGAACTTCAGCTACTAATTCAATTCCCTTCTTCACTTCTTCCTCAGGTACATTCAGTTCCTGTATTTTAGGACAGTAAGTGCTATAGAAAGAAGAATTTCAGTGACCTTGTTCACAAGACCTGATGTTTCTAAGCTTTTCTGTGGAAAACTGCAAAGAACTAAAGTGAAATTAACATCCGCCAATTTGAATTTGGGTCTCCAAGTCAAACTCAAGTCCAACTCTCCATTTGCTTTCCCCTGAATTATCATCTTCACAGCATGTTGAGAGTTTGTGTTTCAATCCACCTGGAAGCATTTAGATTACAGACATTATGGAACAGCAGCAAGAGTGGCAGACAGCAAAGTGAAACGTAGAAAAATCATGTTGAGAAAAGATCCAGTTACTCCATTTGTCCTTTTCCGGTTATACCTAGTGTGATGAAAAAAACTTAGGGTTAGGATAGCTATAAGTTAGTTTTATTGTTTAAACTTACTTAGAGCAACAGGGAACAAacttaaaacaataaatagcAACACTTGTATTCTAAGTCCTCCCCTCATACACTGTCTGGCTTCTAACAGAAATGTGGCAGAAAAATAGAATTGCTAGTTTCACAGTTCATGTTCTTTAGTCAACGGTACAAAAGTTAGAGTTACATTAGTTTCTAGTAACCAAAGCCCTCACAAGAGCCCTTACTCTGTTTTTACTCCAATTCACCCAGAGTACAAACCTGCGATTATTCAGGGGATTAAGCTTCAGAAATTTGTATGGGGTGCTGTGTTCTAACACTCCTAGAGATATCTGAAGGAATTTAGTCAGCCCCTCTGTGTTTTGCAGTACATAATTACTCATTAACTTTCCTCAAGGAAAATGTTGAGTTATGTTGTGGCCTTGAAACCTAAGCCTGTGAAAGAATAAATCTTTATTTCTAAGAAATTGAAGCTTGCTAGGCTTAGCTGGGATGCAGCTACGTACAAGTCTGTGTAGAGTGTTTCTAGCAGGTGTTCTAGAGGTTTTTTGTCATACTTCAGAGAAGCACTAGAGTTAAGCTAGAGTAGATTTGAGCCAGCTCTTTACCAGAGGTTTTATGAATCAATTTCAGAGAATGAAGTAGTTTGCCTTATTAGTGAAAGACTTACCTGATCTATACAAATGGGTTGCCAAAAGAATCACCAAAAGAATCAGAAGGTGGTTTCTGAGATTCTCTCTGGGGAAAAGGAGATCATGAACTGTTAGTGGGTTTCAAGGTTTCACCAGGTTTACTCTGCATGGCTTTATCAGCTAGCTCCTGCTCCAAACACTTCTGGATAGAATACTGCAGAGTCCCTGTTGAGTATACATTAACTGTACTGTGCTATCAAGAGAAAAGGGCTCTGAAGCAGTGTTAGCAGTTATCCTAGTCTAAATCAAGGTATCTTCCAGAAAGGCCACATGTGATGCCTGAACACTTATTTGGAGCTGAGCCAGTGTAGTTATGATGAGATTCATTTTAACCAGATGCTAAATGTCTTAAGACAGCATTCAGGAACAGACCCAGAGTTTTCACAAAGGGCTTGAAGTACTGTGTCCCAAAGGAAATGATGACTCTTCTTCTCCCAGGGAGTAATGAACATTGAAACCTCCCATCTGTTCAGCAGGGAAGCTGCACAGTCTGCACTGCTCAGTCTATTCCACAGAAAGATAAGTATAACCAAAGTGGAAGACTTCTGCAGCTACATGATTTTACAGTCTTTTGTAGAAGCTCCCAATACTGACAAAATTCCTGCTGGCGCTTGCAGTGGGGGGAACTGGTTAAGGACCCAAGCCAAATGGAATCATACTTTGCTGCCTTCTTGCACAAGTGCCCTATGTTAGATTAATTATTAGCCTCATACATACAAGAAATTTTGTTCCACAGCCTCTAAACCAGAACTAAGCCAATGGTCAAACACAGACACCCTTCTTAAAGGGAGAAAGACtggttcacagaatcacagaatcccaagggttgaaagggacctcgaaagaccatttagtccaacccccctgcaagagcagggtaacctagagtacatcacacaggaacttttTCAGGTGGGtcttgtttccttgttttttgtTACTACTTACAGATGAGGTACTGAAAAGGTCCGTTTTAGCTTGACTTTCAAATAGGACATCAGTAGGCAGCACACTTTGTTGGGGAACAGGCTTTGGTGGTTCTAAGGAAAAGAGACATACTGCTGTAATCACTTAAAAGCTTTAACAAGTCCTCAGCTGTTTGAGCAACACCAGAgctcatagagtcatagaatagtaCACAAAAAAGTCCACATACAAGTTGTTCTGAGTCATCTCACAATTTTATCTCCTGCTTGTCCCTAATGACACTTAAGCTAGCTGAGACATTGGACTTCTAACACTGTACAGACCTATTTTTCCTCATTCTATTCAAATAGTTTAGGCACTAGGTGTCAGTGTTTGGTCACTGACATTGACCAATTCTGCAACATTATGAAGGGAGACAGCCCTTCAACCTGGTTTCAGTAATCACTGAATCaaatttttagttttataaaaaaaaaaaaccaaaaaaccccagtaaTCAGTCATCCTAACCCATGAGCAGCtctccaaggaaaaaaaaaaatatttgcagagaGCTTGCTAGCTTCCATGTCATCATGATCTGTACTATCTTGAATGCCTACTTTGCTACTAAAATAATAGCTGAAAGCTCCAGAAGCACCTGGAAGGTTTTGCTGTTCTCCTCTTCTCGCTGGTACTGCAGGTGGCTTTGTCAGCTGGAAGTCTTTGAACATTTCCTTGATGTCCTTCATCTCTTTATCACCAAGAGGGTCCAGAGCAATAAAAGCATCACTTTCTTTCTTGGAAAGCTCCTTCTGAGGCGCAGTTCTAGGTGGTGGCTGAGGTGGGCTGGTGGTTGTTGTTGGCATGGAGGGCAGTACAGACTGGATCTGAGCAGGTAGTGTTGAAGATGGGAACACACTACTCTGGAAGGGATTTACAGGACTAGATTGCTTCACCCATGGATTGGATGGTATTTGTGCTGGCTGTGCCCAGAGACCAGAGGgctgagatgctgctggagcAAAAGGTGCAGGCTGACTCCAGCTTGGCACTGTTTGATTAGCAAAGGTAAATGGCTTAGTAAATCCTGTAGACTGAGCAGGCATCACAGACCCAGTAAAGACTGGGGCAGCCTGGGTGAAAGCAGTTGTCTGTGCATTCCATAGTGAAGTTATTGCCATGCCACCTGGGGAGGGAGGGTGAGATTGTTGTTATACAGCACTTTAGCTATCAGAAGACCTCAAGAAGGAGGGTATCAATTCCACTAAAGATACTagcaaaacattatttcatGTACTGTTTATAAAACAGTGTTGgtttacacttaaaaaaatcaagtaatttggggaggagagcaggagcttaacattttttactttgctCCATTTCAGTCACCAAAGAACAGAATTGAGATTGATATAATAAAAGAAGGAACTTTTATTATATGGTCCCAGCACAGAAGTGACAGATGCATTTGCCAAATAATTACTTCTGTGCAAATGACTACGAAAACTCTGCAGCATCCCGAGTTGTGCCTGGCACACTTGAACCTTGTGTACCTGAAGCAGAAATCTATTATCAAAGTTAAAGCAAGAAATGCTGTTCTAGTTAAAGATGCAGAGTTTATGCCTCTATTTGCAGAACTTCATAGTTAAGGCAGACAACACACGGATTAAAGGCACCACACTACATATGAAGGAAAACTAGAACCCCTGTTTTCGTGTTGGCAAATATCTTAGATGGGAAAAAGACCTTCACTTGTGAACTAACCTCGACCAGCCAGTGGAGGTGCTGTGGTCTGACTTGATTTGAAGAGGTCCAGTGGCACAGGTCCTGTTTGTGCCACGGAGGTCAAGCTAAGGCTCTCTTTAGCTGGCACAAACAAGTTCGAACTAAATAAGTAATCTGATTCATtctagaaaggagaaaaaaccaaaaaaatattaGTGAGATGGCATGGCAGAACACATGCTAAATGATCAAGACCCATCAGTCCAGAGCTACAGGCTTCTTTAACAGCTAGAGGAGAGATGGAGGTTTTGGTGTATCCTTTAGAGACCACATGTAAGAGTTTCAAACTACACTATCTTGTTCACACCTACTGAGATGTATGGCATTGAGTAGGTATAATATATAGTCGTTAAAAGTCAACAGCAGAATAAGATTTAAAGGGTCTGAATTATTTGCCATCATAATGAGTTTTCCTCTTATCCCCACCCTTCTAAATATTCCTGCTCAGCCTACAACAACCCCTGCAGTTGTGGCAAGTCTAGCAGCAGAGTTTTGCATCAGTTGAGTGCAAAACAAATGCAGCTGACCAGAAGCCACGCTAGGTCTTATCAAGCAAGTTGCTGAAATTGACTTCAGCAGGCAGGTGCTGTGAAACCATATAGATGTCTGCAAATTAATATTCATACCTCATTGTTATGATACACAGATTGATGGGCATACAGCTATCTTAACAGGTTTGGCATTTATATCAAGTATCAATGTATATAGCAGCATACTTACCTTTGCAGACCTTTACAGAAGAACGGCAGCATTAAGGAAGAGAGTATATAATTTAGTGATCATAGCTACTATGAAATATTCAGGAGTGTTAGAATGTACCATGGCTGCAGAGATGTTAGACTAAGCACAAGAGGTAGATAGGAAGTAGATGTGCTGTGAAGCTATTTAGCCAGTTACACagtacaggaaaagaaaagattcCTTCACCCAGCTTCTGAGTAGCAGCATGCATATCACTATTAATTACTTGAACATTGTTCACCTTGACAgacctccttcctcttcctggCTTGGTGCTTTGTGGTGGTGGGCTAATTGTTATGGGCTCATGTGACATAAATTGAATATTGCTTTCAGAATCCATCTTTACTCCATTCTGCAGAGATACTCCTTTGGAAGGGCCTTCCACAAACAGGTTTGACAGGGTTTTAAGAGCACCATTCTGTTCACTCTCTGGTACCCCATCTGGAGTTTTTGCTGCAGGTGACTTACTCTCAAGTGGCCACTGGTATGTTAGGGCTTCTTGTTTGCTAGTTCTATTAGAGATCTGGTCAAACTCTTTACCAAAGGAGTCAATATCACCACCTGAAGGATCATTACACACCGGTGTCAAGGTATTCAGACTTTCCTTCTTCTGATCAGATTTTAGAGAATCAAATGAAGGTGGTGCAGATTGGTCTGGCTGTGCAAAAGGATCATCACTGAAAGGGTCTGGATTAGGTGTAGGAAAAAAACTGAGATTGGTAGAGAAAGAATTCTCAGGCAAGAAGCGTGGCTGTGGCTTTGGTGGTGGAAGAGAGGTTGTGCTGCCATTCAAGAAGAGATCCTCTTTTGTAAAAGTCTGTTTGGGTTCAATTTCAGAATTTAGATCCACTAAAAGAATCTCTTTAGCTTCCTATTtgtccagaaagaaaaacagagttaGTTTTATGTAGGACTTGCTGCATAGTATACAAATTCAAGgaaaacagctgcaaaaaagaaagaaccaaGTATCCAATGCATTGCACTAATAAGTATTCAGTGTAACAGAGAAGTTGCACTAAAGTTTCATCTTCTAAGTAATTAAGGCAAACACTGCTGGCTGTCATCAGCTCACAGCTACATGTTTTTAACATGGAGGTTCTGAAAGTACCCGTTTTAGAAATCACTAGTTAAGTGTCAAATGCTTGTTCCATGGACAAGGGACTAATCAAGCACGAATTACACATAATTTTCACTGAAGACTCTTGTTTGAGTTCTAGTCCTTTGTTTTGACAAGCTGTGAAATGACACTACCTTAGTGTGATTCCAAGTTGCAATCTCAGCTTCAGAGTAAGATTGGAGAGCTGTTCGACAGTTTAAGATATTAACATGCCATCTCTCCCTCAAGCAGGCAATAGAAAGGTAAAGACTTGATCACTAGCTGGCTTGACAACACCAATTGTATCACACCTGATAGTGTCTTACAGTGTCAGAATAAACTGCTCATAGCTCAGTATGACCCCTGAAATCTTACAGGATTTATGCACATTTCTGTGGAGTTAAGCCACATCTTGAACTAGGGCTACTGACCTAGAATGGCCAGGAGTCAAGTCCAAGTGACTTAATTGGGTCTTACTTGGGCTCACTTGTCCATAAAGATGAGGAGGATATCTTTATTTGGGAGTGTAGTGACAGGATGAagagaaatggttttaaaatgagGGTAGATGTAAACTAGATATTAGGAacaagttcttcactgtgaggccctggcacaggttgcccagagaagctgtggctgccccatccctggcagtgtgccaaagccaggctggatagggCTGAGAGCAACTTGGTCTATCAGAATGTGTCCCTGCTCCTGggaggagggttggaactggatgatattttGGTTTCCAGCCCAAATCCAatcaattctatgattctgtgactagCAATACAGTATTATCTCTGTCATGAAGTCTCAAGTGAACTCTGCGAGACAAAAATGGCATGAGCTATTAGTAAGTAGATACTATTATATccctgttcccaggctgaaagtcaaaacagagctgcaccagctactaggaaggagaaaaactgactgctactgctaaacccagaaAACACAAGTGCACTGATAAGTAGACATAGGTCTCAGTCAAATCAGAAACCAAGATTAGCAAAATAATACCAGATCTTATTACTAGGACTGAGTTTGCTCTCAAAGCATAATTCAAGAAAGCTAAGCTAGATTCTACTTACTGTGGGACTGCTCATATCAGGAGGTGTTGACATATCCCCCAAATAAGTCCATCTGGTCAACTCCCTTGAAACCAGAAATATTGAAAGTATTGGTATCTGTTATAGTTCTTGCAAGAACAAGTCAAACATCATGCAGATCTACTGTAAACTCAGCTATAAATACTGCAGCTCCTACACAATATGGATACAGTCAATTATGAACTCCTTAGTGTCATCAACATGAAGTTCTAAAATTTAACCTACCAGTTTCATTTTGTCAGCTTGATCAGCAGGTGGTGCTTCGCCACCACTCTGTAACAAATGGATAACTGTGTCAGCAACAACTGGATTATCAAAATTTGCCTTAAGCAAGGGACTTGCGAGCTTCAAAGAGCAAAGGATGAAAAGGGGAAGTATAAGGGAGGTCACTACTCAGTATTAGTTCTATAGGCCCCTTTTACTCCCATTTAAATGAAAGTGTGCACATCACACTGCCTCCCTATTGCTGGCAGTGTAAAGAAAGTCAAAAAGCTAGTTGTGCTGCAGCAGTATACCTTAATAAGTGAGGTTAAGTTGGAGTGACTTACCTCAGTCTTATCTGCTTCCTCActctaaagaggaaaagaaggattttAGTACCCAGACATCATGTAGAATATCCAAAGCCTTTCACTTTGCAGAGCTTACCAGATCTCAGCGGTAATTAAACTGGTGATACAATTACTAAATTATAGCTTCAAGTGATCCTAGATTTAGACAGACTTCAGACTCAAGTCTAACAAGAGCCCAATAGCCAAGCCAAGGCAAAGCTGAAGCAAGCTTTATTTCTATGCAGACTAATGCACTTTTTCTAATTTTACttgcctttttcttgttttcctcttgtttcttcttcatattATATATTAGTTGGaaaaggtccttaagatcaaCAACTAGAGgctcagcctggaaaagaatGTAGTTTTTAGACCATATACTGCTTCTCCAACAACTTCTAAAGCAAGCTGTGCAGCAGGCTGAACTTTTCTAAATTGtaaaataataggaaaacaGGAGTTTAAATGACTGTCTAGTCTACATACAAGAGAGCTTATGCAGAATCTAAGCATAATAGATCACAACCAACTTAAAACTGATGTTAACTCCACAAGGAAAGTTGCTGTATGTATTTGTGCTATACCATGTTTTTGCAAAAAGTTACAGCACAAGATTTCACAAGTGCATGGCAATTTCTAACCTTATTTCCTTGGAAGTGCAAAGTTTATCCAAGCCTTTTGGTAGTCtcatgaagaaaagcattttgcatcCATTTTTACTACCTCCAACACTGAACCTGGGGAAAGCTTCTATAGTTAATGTATAGCTACATTATTTTAAACCGGatgcaaataataaataaggaaaacaagtaTAAGGTAAGATTATCATGACCTCAAACGCATAAAGCAGATACCAGCTTTAAGTGGTATTTGTATCACAATGACAATTTGGTGAGAGTTAGATTACAATTTAGCATGAATTAGGAAGACATTGCATTCCCTGCAAACACATTAACAAGAGTGTCTTGAGTCATTACTGAGGCAGTGGCAGGCTCAGCTATATTGATTTGGAACTTTTACTTGAGGAATATAGCAACTGTGTCAGTGCCTAGAGCAGGATAAGTACGCCCTACCAACCACCGCCATTGGCTGAAGCAG
Proteins encoded:
- the DAB2 gene encoding LOW QUALITY PROTEIN: disabled homolog 2 (The sequence of the model RefSeq protein was modified relative to this genomic sequence to represent the inferred CDS: deleted 1 base in 1 codon): MSTEAETTTTNNQPEQQTPSKAQPSKKEKKKGSEKTDESLLTRFKGDGVRYKAKLIGVDDVPEARGDKMSQDSMMKLKGMAAAARSQGQHKQKIWVNISLSGIKIIDEKTGVIEHEHPVNKISFIARDVTDNRAFGYICGGEGQHQFFAIKTAQQAEPLVVDLKDLFQLIYNMKKKQEENKKKSEEADKTESGGEAPPADQADKMKLGVDQMDLFGDMSTPPDMSSPTEAKEILLVDLNSEIEPKQTFTKEDLFLNGSTTSLPPPKPQPRFLPENSFSTNLSFFPTPNPDPFSDDPFAQPDQSAPPSFDSLKSDQKKESLNTLTPVCNDPSGGDIDSFGKEFDQISNRTSKQEALTYQWPLESKSPAAKTPDGVPESEQNGALKTLSNLFVEGPSKGVSLQNGVKMDSESNIQFMSHEPITISPPPQSTKPGRGRRSVKNESDYLFSSNLFVPAKESLSLTSVAQTGPVPLDLFKSSQTTAPPLAGRGGMAITSLWNAQTTAFTQAAPVFTGSVMPAQSTGFTKPFTFANQTVPSWSQPAPFAPAASQPSGLWAQPAQIPSNPWVKQSSPVNPFQSSVFPSSTLPAQIQSVLPSMPTTTTSPPQPPPRTAPQKELSKKESDAFIALDPLGDKEMKDIKEMFKDFQLTKPPAVPARRGEQQNLPEPPKPVPQQSVLPTDVLFESQAKTDLFSTSSRESQKPPSDSFGDSFGNPFV